From one Solanum stenotomum isolate F172 chromosome 12, ASM1918654v1, whole genome shotgun sequence genomic stretch:
- the LOC125848244 gene encoding T-complex protein 1 subunit zeta 1-like gives MSVKVLNPNAEVLNKSAALHMNINAAKGLQDVLKTNLGPKGTIKMLVGGAGDIKLTKDGNTLLKEMQIQNPTAVMIARTAVAQDDTSGDGTTSTVLFIGELMKQSERCIDEGMHPRVLVDGFEIAKRATLQFLEKFKTPVVMGNEPDKEILKMVARTTLRTKLYESLADQLTDIVANSVLCIRKPDEAIDLFMVEIMHMRHKFDVDTRLVEGLVLDHGSRHPDMKRRAENCYILTANVSLEYEKSEVNAGFFYSNAVQREAMVAAERRSVDERVQKIIDLKNQVCAGNDKNFVVINQKGIDPPSLDQLAREGIVALRRAKRRNMERLVLACGGEAVNSVDDLTPECLGWAGLVYEHVLGEEKYTFVENVKNPRSCTILIKGPNDHTIAQIKDAVRDGLRAVKNTIEDEAVILGAGAFEVAARQHLINEVKKTVKGRAQLGVEAFANALLVIPKTLAENSGLDTQDVIIALTGEHDKGNVVGLNQHTGEPVDPQMEGIFDNYSVKRQIVNSGPVIASQLLLVDEVIRAGRNMRKPT, from the exons ATGTCTGTTAAGGTTCTGAATCCAAATGCAGAGGTGCTCAACAAATCTGCGGCGCTTCACATGAACATCAACGCCGCCAAGGGTTTACAGGATGTTCTCAAGACTAATCTCGGTCCTAAAGGAACCATCAAGAT GCTTGTTGGTGGTGCTGGTGACATTAAGCTTACTAAGGATGGGAATACGTTGTTGAAAGAGATG CAAATTCAGAACCCAACTGCAGTAATGATTGCTAGGACTGCTGTAGCTCAAGATGATACTAGTGGGGATGGTACTACATCTACTGTGCTTTTCATTGGGGAGCTCATGAAACAATCTGAACGATGCATAGATGAAG GGATGCATCCTCGTGTGCTAGTTGATGGTTTTGAAATTGCAAAAAGAGCAACTCtacaatttcttgaaaaatttaaGACTCCTGTAGTAATGGGTAATGAGCCAGATAAAGAGATATTGAAGATGGTTGCAAGAACGACATTGAGAACAAAG TTGTACGAGTCACTGGCTGATCAACTGACTGACATTGTTGCGAATTCT GTGCTCTGCATTCGCAAGCCTGATGAAGCTATTGATCTTTTTATGGTTGAGATAATGCACATGCGTCACAAATTCGATGTAGACACTCGTTTG GTTGAGGGCCTTGTACTTGATCATGGTTCAAGACATCCAGACATGAAAAGGCGAGCAGAGAACTGTTACATTTTGACTGCTAATGTCTCTCTTGAATATGAGAAGAG TGAAGTAAATGCAGGTTTTTTCTACTCAAATGCAGTGCAGAGAGAGGCGATGGTTGCTGCAGAACGGCGTTCTGTTGATGAGAGGGTGCAAAAGATAATTGACCTAAAGAACCAG GTCTGCGCTGGAAATGACAAgaattttgttgttatcaatcaGAAGGGGATTGATCCTCCATCTCTTGATCAACTTGCTCGGGAAGGA ATAGTCGCACTTCGGAGGGCAAAGAGGAGAAATATGGAACGTTTGGTTTTGGCTTGTGGCGGGGAGGCAGTTAACTCTGTTGATGACTTAACTCCTGAGTGCCTTGGCTGGGCTGGGCTGGTCTATGAGCATGTTCTTGGTGAAGAGAAGTATACCTTTGTAGAAAATGTCAAAAATCCTCGTTCTTGTACAATTCTTATCAAAG GGCCTAATGACCACACAATAGCTCAAATCAAGGATGCAGTTCGTGATGGACTAAGGGCAGTAAAAAATACCATTGAAGATGAAGCAGTTATACTC GGTGCTGGCGCCTTTGAAGTTGCGGCTCGACAACACCTTATTAACGAAGTGAAAAAGACTGTCAAGGGG CGTGCCCAACTTGGAGTGGAAGCTTTTGCTAATGCCCTCCTTGTTATACCAAAGACACTTGCTGAGAACTCTGGCCTTGATACTCAAGATGTGATCATTGCTCTAACG GGAGAGCATGACAAAGGAAATGTTGTCGGACTAAATCAACATACTGGAGAGCCTGTAGATCCACAAATGGAGGGGATATTTGATAATTATTCCGTGAAGCGTCAGATTGTTAATTCTGG GCCTGTTATAGCATCTCAGCTGTTACTTGTTGATGAAGTAATTCGTGCTGGACGAAACATGAGGAAACCGACTTAG